The genome window TTAAGTTTGACCACTTGTCAAACTTTACTCTCTATTAAAAGTTGAAGTAGGGTAAGATTGTTATTTCCCAAATGCTTATGTCGCCTTTACCCCATCCCCGTCCCAAACACCTCTCCCTTGGGCCATTAGAAACAGAAATCCTACACATTATTTGGGGATTGGGTTCTGCAACCGTCAAACAGATTCACGAGCAAATTTTAGCCAACCCCGATCGCGAACTGGCCTATGCTTCAGTCACCACCGTCCTCAATCGCCTCACGAAAAAAGGCTGGCTGGTTTGTAATAAAAAAGAACGCGCCTTTACCTGGAAACCGCTCATTTCCCGCAAGGAAGCCCAGGTTCTCAATTCTCACGAACACCTCAATCGCTTTTTAGCCGCGAGCAATCCCGATATTGTTGCTGCTTTTGCCGATAGTCTCGATGCGGGGAGTGTCGAACAAATCAACGCGATCGCGCAACGCTTGCAAGCCGTTCGTCGAGCCAGAGAGGAGCAGGAATAATGCATTTTATCTTGATTTTGGGCGCGATCGCGATCGCCGCTCTTTTGAGACTCGCCCCTTCCCAACTCACAGGAGACTGGACAACACGCTGGCACAACGCCCTATTCCGCTTTCTCTTGCCTCCCTCCCTATTACTCATTGCCGCCTTTGCCATTGCCTGCATGGGTCCCCAGGGTCAAATGATCGGCGTGCAAACCGACAGCATTAGCTATTGCCTCGTGCTGGGATGGTTCATCGTCGCACTGCTGTATGGGGGGCAACTTGCCCTTAAAGGCTGGCAGTCATCGCGAGACTTGCATCGATACCCTAATATCCAGTTAAACGCCGCTCCAACGCTCCAAACCAGACCCAAACCCCTCAGCGCTCGTTTGTTGGAAGATTCCCGCCTATTCAGCGCGCAAATCGGTTTCTGGCAACCGGAATTAGTTATCACTCAAGGACTTTTGCAAACCCTATCCTCCGAACACCTCGAAGCGGTTCTCGCCCACGAACAAGCCCATTGCCACTATCGGGATACCTTTTGGTTCTTCTGGTTGGGATGGTTGCGTCGCCTGACGGTGTGGTTGCCCAACACTGAAGCCTTGTGGCAGGAACTCCTTGTGCTGCGGGAACTTCGAGCCGATCGTTGGGCAGCACAACGGGTTGATTCCCTTTTACTCGCCGAAGCCTTACTTCAAGTTGTCAGCACCCCAGCCCTTGAGTGGGAGACGGCTTGTGCGGCGTTTAGTCGCCCGGTTTCTGCGAATCGCCTGCAAGAACGAATCGATGCGCTTTTGGATGACGCGCGATCGCCGAGGAAAATGCCTTGGTGGACGTGGAGTTGGGGCGTTTTAGCATTGGTTCCTTTGGTGACATTACCCTTTCACAGTTAGAGGAATCGCTTTTCGGGTTGAAAAAATCGGTTTTTTGGACAGAGCAATCGTCTAGAATCGAGACAGTAGATGGCAGCTTGTGCTTTATGGATTTGGAAATCGTTGCTCACCGGGGTTTTTCCGCGATCGCGCCCGAAAATACACTTGCTGCTTTCTCTGCGGCGGTACAGCATGGGGCAAATGCAATTGAGTTTGACGTTCAACTCTCCGCAGATCGCGTCCCCGCGATTATCCACGATGCAACCGTAGAACGCACGACAGATGGGGTGGGGAATGTAAATGATTGCACCCTCGAACAACTCAAGCGACTCGACGCAGGACTGTGGTTTAGCGATCGCTTCACCGGAGAGCGCATTCCAACGCTGCAAGAGGGATTAGACTTCCTGAAAGATACCGATCTGAAGATTTACCCGGAAATTAAGGAAGCAGATGATTGGTCTGATGCAGATATCGATCGTTTGATTATTTTACTGAACGATCCCCGGTGGCGCGATCGGTGTACGATCGCGTCCTTTAGCGATGATTTTCTTTCCCGATTCCGCGATCGCGAAACGATGAAGCGCACTCAACCCCTAACTTTGGCATACTATCCCCTCAGTCCTTCCGACTACGCCGATAAATTACGCCAGTTAAAATCCGATAGCAATGCAATGTTACTGAGCGAATATCATCTCTTACTCGATAATCCAGCTTTAATTGAAGCGAGTCAAGATCGCAACATTGATGTCGGTGCTTGGACGGTGGACAATCAGCACGATTTGGAGCAATTAACGCGCTTGGGAGTTAAGCGGATTGTTACCAATTGCTTGTTTGGATCGAATTGAGCATTTACTGGTATTCCCAAAAACTGTTCTGGTGGATTCCAATCCCATCGTTATAATTAATCGTCCTTCTTTGCAAACTCCTCCACACTAGCTATGGAACCACGCCTCAATCCCCAAGCAGTGATGTACTTCAACCAAGGAATGGAGCAAATGGAATTTGAGCTTTGGGAAGCAGCCGAGTCGAGCTTTACGATGGCTTTAGAAATACAGGAGGATTACGCAGAGGCTTACTACCAGCGTGGTATTGCCATGTTGGAATTAGGAGAGTTTGAAGACGCGATCGCGGACTACACTGACGCGATTGAACTCGATCCCACAAACCCCGATTATTACAACGATCGCGGTCGAGAGTGGTGTCATTTAGAAAATTACGAACAATCGATAGCTGACCATACCAA of Lusitaniella coriacea LEGE 07157 contains these proteins:
- a CDS encoding glycerophosphodiester phosphodiesterase, whose translation is MDLEIVAHRGFSAIAPENTLAAFSAAVQHGANAIEFDVQLSADRVPAIIHDATVERTTDGVGNVNDCTLEQLKRLDAGLWFSDRFTGERIPTLQEGLDFLKDTDLKIYPEIKEADDWSDADIDRLIILLNDPRWRDRCTIASFSDDFLSRFRDRETMKRTQPLTLAYYPLSPSDYADKLRQLKSDSNAMLLSEYHLLLDNPALIEASQDRNIDVGAWTVDNQHDLEQLTRLGVKRIVTNCLFGSN
- a CDS encoding M56 family metallopeptidase, which codes for MHFILILGAIAIAALLRLAPSQLTGDWTTRWHNALFRFLLPPSLLLIAAFAIACMGPQGQMIGVQTDSISYCLVLGWFIVALLYGGQLALKGWQSSRDLHRYPNIQLNAAPTLQTRPKPLSARLLEDSRLFSAQIGFWQPELVITQGLLQTLSSEHLEAVLAHEQAHCHYRDTFWFFWLGWLRRLTVWLPNTEALWQELLVLRELRADRWAAQRVDSLLLAEALLQVVSTPALEWETACAAFSRPVSANRLQERIDALLDDARSPRKMPWWTWSWGVLALVPLVTLPFHS
- a CDS encoding BlaI/MecI/CopY family transcriptional regulator, yielding MSPLPHPRPKHLSLGPLETEILHIIWGLGSATVKQIHEQILANPDRELAYASVTTVLNRLTKKGWLVCNKKERAFTWKPLISRKEAQVLNSHEHLNRFLAASNPDIVAAFADSLDAGSVEQINAIAQRLQAVRRAREEQE
- a CDS encoding tetratricopeptide repeat protein, which produces MEPRLNPQAVMYFNQGMEQMEFELWEAAESSFTMALEIQEDYAEAYYQRGIAMLELGEFEDAIADYTDAIELDPTNPDYYNDRGREWCHLENYEQSIADHT